In the Populus trichocarpa isolate Nisqually-1 chromosome 1, P.trichocarpa_v4.1, whole genome shotgun sequence genome, one interval contains:
- the LOC18094158 gene encoding protein TORNADO 2, which translates to MALSSNVIGAINFVAMLLSIPIIGAGIWLAMEPDNSCVKILQWPVIILGILILIVALAGFVGGFWRIPWLLISYLIAMLILIILLACLVVFIYMVTVRGSGHLEPSRAYLEYRLDDFSGWLRRRVQSSYKWDRIRGCLSSTNMCAELNQSYRMAQDFFNAHISPLQSGCCKPPTQCGYTFVNPTYWISPINNAADMDCLQWNNDQNQLCYNCDSCKAGLLANLKEEWRRADIILLITLVALICVYLVGCCAFRNAKTEDLFRRYKQGYT; encoded by the exons ATGGCACTGAGCAGTAATGTTATTGGTGCTATAAACTTTGTTGCCATGCTTCTCTCCATTCCGATTATCGGTGCTGGGATCTGGCTAGCAATGGAACCAGACAACTCTTGTGTCAAGATTCTACAATGGCCTGTCATTATTTTGGGAATACTAATCTTAATAGTAGCTCTTGCAGGCTTCGTGGGAGGTTTTTGGAGAATCCCATGGCTCCTTATTTCTTATCTCATTGCCATGCTCATCCTTATAATATTGCTTGCATGTCTAGTGGTTTTCATCTACATGGTCACTGTTAGGGGTTCGGGTCACCTTGAACCCAGCAGAGCCTACTTGGAGTATCGTCTTGATGACTTTTCAGGTTGGCTTCGCCGGAGGGTTCAGAGTTCATATAAGTGGGATCGGATAAGAGGCTGCCTTAGCTCAACCAATATGTGTGCTGAGTTGAACCAGAGTTATCGCATGGCTCAAGATTTCTTCAACGCTCATATTAGCCCCTTACAG TCAGGATGCTGTAAGCCCCCAACCCAATGTGGGTATACATTTGTGAATCCAACGTATTGGATTAGTCCCATTAACAACGCTGCAGATATGGACTGCCTGCAATGGAACAATGACCAAAATCAACTTTGCTACAATTGCGATTCATGCAAGGCCGGGTTGCTGGCTAATTTGAAAGAGGAATGGAGAAGGGCAGATATCATATTGCTCATTACTCTTGTTGCCTTAATATGCGTATACTTGGTAGGCTGTTGTGCCTTTAGGAATGCCAAGACAGAAGATTTGTTCCGCAGATACAAGCAAGGTTATACATAG